AACGTCCTGAATTTATTGACGATCGCTCGGACTTTGGCCATTGGGAAGGCGATCTTCGGATCTTTCGGCGCGCGCTCGGCGAAGCCAACGTCACCACCCTCGTCGAGCGCAAGAGCCGCTACACGGTCATGATCAAGAACAGGAGCCGGCACTCACAGCCGATCATGGACAAGATCATCCATGCGTTCTCGCCCCTGCCGTCGCATGCCCGCCGCAGCTTCACCTTCGACCGCGGTACGGAGTTCATGGGCTATC
This region of Rhizobium sp. ARZ01 genomic DNA includes:
- a CDS encoding IS30 family transposase → RPEFIDDRSDFGHWEGDLRIFRRALGEANVTTLVERKSRYTVMIKNRSRHSQPIMDKIIHAFSPLPSHARRSFTFDRGTEFMGY